ATGATATTATAAAGCAGATTAGGCAGGCAGTTGACCAAGTTAGAGCAAAATTTCGCCTCATCACTGATGAGTCGGGTGCTGACATTGAACCACCAGTCCAAACACAGCTTTTGGATCaatctttgaatttgaaagGCGTCCTCACAGGCATGGTTCCAGGTGCTGGTGGATTTGACGCAATTTCACTCATCGTTACGGATAACTCAGATATTCCTAGTCAGACTCGAAACGATGGaaagttttcttctgttACATGGCTAAATTTGCGCCAACAAAATACCGGTGTTAAAGAGGAAATACCTGAACATTATGATAAGTTTACGTGAAGAATGAAGTATTTGATAGATAACAAAGATAATGCTGTATAGCGAAGCGCTCGGGTGTTGAATTTATGATGCTGCACCCCCTTGTGAGTCTTTTTCTGCCGTCAACTCCCAATCCTTTTTCCTTACGCCTGCCAATCCACCCTTGAACCGCGTCATTATTTTCCGTATCCTTCCATTGTGTATAAGATCATTAATTCTAATTTGTTCTGGGGTATGCTTTATTGGTGCGAACTTCTCGGGTATAAAACGACATTTGCTTGGTAGGATCCAGTCAGACCTCCGCACCGGTTCTAAAGTTTTGGGGACAATTGATTCGAAGAGATCTAGTATTTGGGGAACTGCAGCCTCTATTCCCGCCCGCTCTAACAGcagagcctttttttccaaaatctctttctctttctgtGATAGTCGGGAAGACCTTCGTATGTTACCATCGCTGTTATTCGATGGAATGATGCTGTTTACAGATATACTAGCATCCAACAGGGCAGGTTTCCGTTGCTCCGGGGTTGGGCTTTGGGAAGTGCTTGAGCTCCTCGACGCTAACaccttttgtttgtttAATTGAGACCTGgttgtccttcttttgGGCCGAAACtctgcattttttttacttTTCTCGTCGTCCGATTGAAGTTCACTGTCAGAAGTTTGGCCATTAACTCCtcttttgatcttttcgtAATACACACCTGTGATCCTGCTCTTAATGCCCTCGACGTCAACCTTCCCACTTTCAGATACGccctttttgaatttattAAGTAAGAAGAAATCTTCGTAGGACTCAAATTCTATTGGCTTGACATTACGTTTCAAAGCAGCACTTTCTTGCGAAAGTTGCCGCCTCTTGTTTTTAATCTGCTCAAATTGGGTGAGGTTACCCATATTAATCTCCAAATCGCACT
This is a stretch of genomic DNA from Lachancea thermotolerans CBS 6340 chromosome D complete sequence. It encodes these proteins:
- the RFM1 gene encoding Rfm1p (weakly similar to uniprot|Q12192 Saccharomyces cerevisiae YOR279C RFM1 DNA-binding protein required for repression of middle sporulation genes specificity factor that directs the Hst1p histone deacetylase to some of the promoters regulated by Sum1p), which codes for MQLLVDDSKEDQAVAKLRLNGHSCTSAYNGEIQSGNFQNMGFNNIPSQCDLEINMGNLTQFEQIKNKRRQLSQESAALKRNVKPIEFESYEDFFLLNKFKKGVSESGKVDVEGIKSRITGVYYEKIKRGVNGQTSDSELQSDDEKSKKNAEFRPKRRTTRSQLNKQKVLASRSSSTSQSPTPEQRKPALLDASISVNSIIPSNNSDGNIRRSSRLSQKEKEILEKKALLLERAGIEAAVPQILDLFESIVPKTLEPVRRSDWILPSKCRFIPEKFAPIKHTPEQIRINDLIHNGRIRKIMTRFKGGLAGVRKKDWELTAEKDSQGGAAS